A window from Thermomonas aquatica encodes these proteins:
- the rlmD gene encoding 23S rRNA (uracil(1939)-C(5))-methyltransferase RlmD, whose translation MARLDHSPKTLSIVNLGHDGRGVGRWPEGHANAGKTVFVAGALPGETVSVQQTARSRHFDEAKTLEVLEASPDRVEPRCPHFGTCGGCVLQHFAEDRQIEAKQRQLLDNLQRIGHVAPQAVLPPLRGDSWGYRRKGRFSVRRVEKKDKTLVGFREQDPRFVADIGECHVVVPQLGFKVAALGALVDGLDARRDIPQIEFITGDAHVALVFRHLQPLSEADKAKLEAFGAAQGFSIFLQPGGNDSVHPLSGDAPQLSFRLPQWDIELLFRPLDFIQVNAKLNEAMIARALELLDVQPGERVLDLFCGLGNFTLPLARAAGDGAVVGVEGEAGLVQRARANAEHNGLANVQFHAADLSQDLAAQPWLKAGFDKLLLDPARSGAIEVLKQLPLKGLKRIVYVSCHPGSLARDAGYLVNEAGWTLREAGVMDMFPHTAHVESIAVFDPPKKG comes from the coding sequence GTGGCCCGCCTCGATCATTCCCCCAAGACCCTGTCCATCGTCAACCTCGGCCATGACGGTCGTGGCGTCGGGCGCTGGCCGGAAGGCCATGCCAACGCAGGCAAGACCGTGTTCGTGGCAGGCGCCTTGCCCGGCGAAACGGTGAGCGTGCAGCAAACCGCGCGTTCGCGGCATTTCGACGAGGCGAAGACGCTGGAGGTGCTCGAGGCATCGCCGGACCGCGTCGAGCCGCGTTGCCCGCATTTCGGCACCTGCGGCGGCTGCGTGCTCCAGCACTTCGCCGAAGACCGGCAGATCGAGGCCAAGCAGCGCCAGTTGCTGGACAACCTGCAGCGCATCGGCCATGTCGCGCCGCAGGCGGTGCTGCCGCCGTTGCGCGGCGACAGCTGGGGCTATCGCCGCAAGGGGCGCTTCTCGGTGCGCCGAGTCGAGAAGAAGGACAAGACCCTGGTCGGGTTCCGCGAGCAGGATCCGCGCTTCGTCGCCGACATCGGCGAATGCCATGTCGTGGTGCCGCAGCTCGGCTTCAAGGTCGCGGCGCTTGGCGCGCTGGTCGACGGCCTGGATGCGCGCCGCGACATCCCGCAGATCGAGTTCATCACCGGCGATGCGCATGTCGCGCTGGTGTTCCGCCACCTGCAGCCGCTGTCGGAGGCCGACAAGGCGAAACTCGAGGCCTTCGGTGCCGCCCAGGGCTTCTCGATCTTCCTGCAACCCGGCGGCAACGATTCCGTGCATCCGCTGTCGGGCGATGCGCCGCAGCTGTCGTTCCGCCTGCCGCAATGGGACATCGAACTGCTGTTCCGCCCGCTGGACTTCATCCAGGTCAACGCCAAGCTCAACGAGGCGATGATCGCGCGCGCGCTGGAACTGCTCGACGTGCAGCCGGGCGAGCGCGTGCTCGACCTGTTCTGCGGCCTGGGCAATTTCACCCTGCCGCTGGCGCGTGCCGCCGGCGACGGCGCGGTGGTCGGCGTGGAGGGTGAGGCCGGCCTGGTGCAGCGCGCCCGCGCCAATGCCGAGCACAATGGCCTTGCGAACGTGCAGTTCCATGCCGCCGACTTGTCGCAGGACCTGGCCGCGCAGCCGTGGCTCAAGGCGGGCTTCGACAAGCTGCTGCTGGACCCGGCGCGTTCGGGTGCAATCGAAGTGCTCAAGCAGCTACCGCTCAAGGGCCTGAAGCGGATCGTCTACGTGAGCTGCCATCCGGGTTCGCTCGCCCGTGATGCTGGCTACCTCGTCAACGAGGCCGGCTGGACCCTGCGCGAAGCAGGGGTGATGGACATGTTCCCGCACACCGCGCACGTCGAATCCATCGCCGTGTTCGATCCGCCGAAGAAGGGTTGA
- a CDS encoding cold-shock protein yields the protein MQHGTVKWFNDAKGFGFISPEDGSADLFVHFSAIDAKGFRSLQEGQRVSFEVTQGAKGAQATGVKPA from the coding sequence ATGCAACACGGCACTGTGAAGTGGTTCAACGACGCCAAGGGCTTCGGCTTCATCTCGCCCGAGGATGGCAGCGCGGACCTGTTCGTGCATTTCTCCGCGATCGATGCCAAGGGCTTCCGCAGCCTGCAGGAAGGTCAGCGGGTCAGCTTTGAAGTCACCCAGGGTGCGAAGGGTGCGCAAGCCACCGGGGTCAAGCCCGCCTGA
- a CDS encoding acyl-CoA dehydrogenase family protein yields MSRTMFDTHAVDNQPPPLLPRDLWADDVALREAVAREAGDAFAARLSAYGRLAGDALSRLADEAHRDRPRLRTHDRFGNRIDRVEFNAAYHEVMATAISNGVACLSWHDAGPGAHVARAALSYLHYQAEPGSSCPLTMSHAAVPVLRREPALREWADKAAQPHYDGRDLPMAGKQGITLGMGMTEKQGGSDVRANTTQAALLAADGEYELTGHKWFFSAPMSDAFLVLAQAPAGLSCFLLPRWRPDGSRNALRLLRLKDKLGDWSNASSEVEFEGAWARRIGGEGRGIATILEMVMFTRLDCMLGSAGLMRMALAQAAHHARHRRAFGKRLIAQPLMRNVLADLALESEAATAFALRVAGAVDRAATDPREAAFARIATAIGKYWICKRAPGFANEAQECLGGAGYVEESGLPRLYRQAPLNSIWEGSGNIQCLDVLRALAKEPDTGEALLAELLAGSGIDADFDAVLADAQARLAQGLDETGARALVEQLALLLQAAILLRAGNPLAAAHCRSRLGGGRGATYGTLVSGIDGDAAIARIFAD; encoded by the coding sequence ATGTCGCGAACCATGTTCGATACCCATGCCGTCGACAACCAGCCGCCGCCGTTGCTGCCGCGCGACCTGTGGGCGGACGACGTCGCGTTGCGCGAAGCGGTGGCGCGCGAGGCCGGCGATGCCTTCGCCGCGCGCCTGTCGGCCTACGGCCGGCTGGCCGGGGATGCGCTGTCGCGGCTCGCCGATGAGGCGCACCGCGATCGTCCCAGGCTGCGCACGCATGACCGATTCGGCAACCGCATCGACCGCGTCGAATTCAACGCGGCCTACCACGAGGTCATGGCGACCGCGATTTCGAACGGCGTCGCCTGCTTGTCCTGGCACGACGCAGGACCTGGTGCGCATGTCGCGCGCGCCGCATTGAGCTACCTGCACTACCAGGCCGAACCCGGCAGCAGCTGCCCGCTGACCATGAGCCATGCCGCGGTGCCGGTGCTGCGCCGCGAACCCGCCCTGCGCGAGTGGGCGGACAAGGCCGCGCAGCCGCATTACGACGGCCGCGACCTGCCGATGGCCGGCAAGCAAGGCATCACCCTCGGCATGGGCATGACCGAGAAGCAGGGCGGCAGCGACGTGCGCGCCAATACCACGCAGGCGGCGCTGCTGGCGGCGGACGGCGAGTACGAATTGACCGGCCACAAATGGTTCTTCTCGGCGCCGATGTCGGATGCGTTCCTGGTGCTCGCGCAGGCGCCCGCCGGCCTGAGCTGCTTCCTGCTGCCGCGCTGGCGGCCGGACGGCAGCAGGAACGCGCTGCGGCTGCTGCGCCTGAAGGACAAGCTGGGCGACTGGTCGAACGCTTCGTCCGAGGTCGAATTCGAAGGCGCGTGGGCGCGGCGGATCGGCGGCGAGGGCCGCGGCATCGCCACCATCCTCGAGATGGTGATGTTCACCCGGCTGGACTGCATGCTCGGTTCCGCCGGCCTGATGCGGATGGCGCTGGCGCAGGCCGCCCACCACGCGCGGCATCGCAGGGCATTCGGCAAGCGGCTCATCGCGCAGCCGCTGATGCGCAATGTGTTGGCCGACCTGGCGCTGGAATCGGAAGCCGCCACCGCGTTCGCCTTGCGGGTGGCGGGTGCGGTGGATCGCGCCGCGACCGATCCGCGGGAAGCCGCGTTCGCGCGGATCGCCACCGCGATCGGCAAGTACTGGATCTGCAAGCGCGCGCCGGGTTTCGCCAACGAGGCGCAGGAATGCCTGGGCGGTGCCGGTTACGTGGAGGAATCGGGGCTGCCGCGGCTGTACCGGCAGGCGCCGCTCAACTCGATCTGGGAAGGCAGCGGCAACATCCAGTGCCTGGACGTGCTGCGCGCGCTGGCGAAGGAACCGGATACCGGTGAAGCGCTGCTTGCCGAACTGCTCGCTGGATCCGGCATCGATGCCGATTTCGATGCCGTGCTTGCCGATGCGCAAGCGCGATTGGCGCAGGGCTTGGACGAAACCGGCGCGCGCGCATTGGTCGAGCAGTTGGCCTTGCTGCTGCAGGCGGCGATCCTGCTGCGCGCAGGCAATCCGCTGGCCGCTGCGCATTGCCGCAGCCGGCTCGGCGGCGGTCGCGGCGCGACTTACGGCACCTTGGTGAGCGGCATCGACGGAGACGCCGCCATCGCCCGCATCTTCGCCGACTAG
- the recO gene encoding DNA repair protein RecO translates to MRYLAEPAFVLHARAWRETSLLVEVLSAEHGRIGLVARGVQGPKRHVLRAALQPLQSIRFDAVQKGELAQLTSAEAVDAAPLLQGDAAMAAFYVNELCLRLAPRHDPQPELHAAYAQVRERLRAGEPLAWTLRRFERDLLAALGFGFDFASDGDGAPVDPAARYRLDPEQGPRRVLSERAGERRDSATGQALLALADDAMPTTDAIASLRQPLRAVLLHHLGGRGLKSWEMLGELGRLGRRGETGPG, encoded by the coding sequence ATGCGCTACCTCGCCGAGCCGGCGTTCGTGCTGCATGCGCGGGCCTGGCGCGAGACCAGCCTGCTGGTGGAAGTGCTGAGCGCCGAACACGGGCGCATCGGGCTGGTCGCGCGCGGCGTGCAGGGACCGAAGCGCCACGTGCTGCGCGCCGCGTTGCAGCCGCTGCAGTCGATCCGCTTCGATGCCGTGCAGAAGGGCGAGCTGGCGCAGCTCACATCCGCCGAAGCGGTGGATGCCGCGCCGCTGCTGCAGGGCGATGCGGCGATGGCGGCGTTCTACGTCAACGAGCTGTGCCTGCGGCTGGCGCCACGGCACGATCCGCAACCCGAGTTGCACGCGGCGTACGCGCAGGTGCGCGAGCGCCTGCGCGCCGGCGAACCGCTGGCCTGGACGCTGCGCCGCTTCGAGCGCGACCTGCTGGCGGCGCTCGGCTTCGGCTTCGATTTCGCCAGCGATGGCGATGGCGCGCCGGTCGATCCCGCCGCGCGCTATCGGCTGGATCCGGAACAGGGGCCGCGTCGCGTACTCAGCGAACGCGCGGGCGAACGCCGCGATTCCGCGACCGGACAGGCCTTGCTGGCGCTGGCCGACGACGCCATGCCAACGACGGATGCGATCGCCAGCCTGCGCCAGCCCCTGCGCGCGGTATTGCTGCATCACCTCGGCGGGCGCGGGCTGAAGTCGTGGGAGATGCTGGGCGAGTTGGGGCGGCTGGGCCGACGGGGAGAAACGGGGCCAGGGTGA
- a CDS encoding S-methyl-5'-thioinosine phosphorylase, with protein sequence MRFRSSKEHAMTLDLAVIGGTGVYALGELADVESHQPVTPYGAPSGPIRVGSYAGRRVAFLARHGEGHSLPPHKINYRANLAALKAVGATRVLAMNTVGGITERCGPRVLACPDQLIDYTWGRISTLCEEPGSEVLHVDFGDPYTPALRNEVIAAAKRANVALVDAGCYGATQGPRLETKAEIARMRRDGCDLVGMTGMPEAGLARELGLDYACLAIVANWAAGAGPDVDEVITLQDVLDNVSAAMDDAARLLRAMLAV encoded by the coding sequence ATGCGCTTCCGATCCTCCAAGGAGCATGCAATGACCCTCGACCTCGCAGTCATCGGCGGCACCGGCGTGTACGCGCTCGGCGAACTGGCCGATGTCGAAAGCCACCAGCCGGTCACCCCGTACGGCGCGCCCTCGGGCCCGATCCGCGTCGGCAGCTATGCCGGCAGGCGCGTGGCCTTCCTCGCGCGGCATGGCGAAGGCCACTCGCTGCCGCCGCACAAGATCAACTACCGCGCCAACCTGGCCGCGCTGAAGGCGGTGGGCGCCACCCGCGTGCTGGCGATGAATACCGTCGGCGGCATCACCGAGCGCTGCGGGCCGCGCGTGCTGGCCTGCCCGGACCAGTTGATCGACTACACCTGGGGCCGCATTTCCACCCTCTGCGAAGAGCCGGGCAGCGAGGTGCTGCACGTCGATTTCGGCGATCCGTACACGCCTGCGCTGCGCAATGAAGTCATTGCCGCGGCGAAACGGGCGAACGTCGCCCTGGTCGATGCCGGCTGCTACGGGGCGACCCAGGGCCCGCGCCTGGAAACCAAGGCCGAGATCGCGCGCATGCGCCGCGACGGCTGCGACCTGGTCGGCATGACCGGCATGCCGGAAGCCGGATTGGCGCGCGAGCTGGGCCTCGACTATGCCTGCCTCGCCATCGTCGCCAACTGGGCCGCCGGCGCCGGCCCCGACGTCGACGAAGTCATCACCTTGCAGGACGTGCTCGACAACGTGAGCGCGGCGATGGACGACGCGGCGCGCCTGCTGCGGGCGATGCTGGCGGTCTGA
- a CDS encoding FAD-dependent oxidoreductase: MARRHVAIVGCGSGGQAAALALSRLGDQVEIFERVADPGPVGAGFLLQPTGLQALWRLGLLQAACALGTPVERLHGETAQGRAVMDMRYADLDPRLSGIGMQRGALFALLHRAIAGERDVVLHSGCAIVELDCDGGRLRDAQGRWHGGYDLVVIADGAASGLRAQVGDARIDRAYPWGALWCLLPEGDWPWRRELRQRYRQARQMAGMLPVGTTPDDPLRKLSFFWSLPVAAFDDWRMAGRDAWLRQLHGLWPKARERLGDDFDAACLARAAYRDAIPRRWWRGRAVLLGDAAHAMSPQLGQGVNMALVDALALSARLQDAPVSGRALHAYEHERRAHLAAYHRYSRWLTPLFQSGQDGLARLRDLALLRAGRMPLARGHMLRVLSGTQHGWWRRYRLEDGFIDALDAALRANRAE, translated from the coding sequence ATGGCGCGCCGGCATGTCGCCATCGTCGGTTGCGGCAGTGGCGGGCAAGCCGCCGCGCTGGCCCTGTCGCGGCTGGGCGACCAGGTCGAGATCTTCGAACGGGTCGCCGATCCGGGGCCGGTGGGCGCCGGCTTCCTGCTGCAACCCACGGGCCTGCAGGCGTTGTGGCGTCTTGGCTTGCTGCAAGCCGCATGCGCCCTGGGCACGCCGGTCGAGCGCCTGCACGGCGAGACCGCGCAAGGCCGCGCGGTGATGGACATGCGTTACGCGGATCTCGATCCGCGCTTGAGCGGGATCGGCATGCAGCGCGGCGCGCTGTTCGCCTTGCTGCACCGGGCCATCGCGGGCGAACGGGACGTCGTGTTGCACAGCGGCTGCGCCATCGTCGAACTGGATTGCGATGGCGGGCGCCTGCGCGATGCGCAGGGCCGGTGGCACGGCGGGTACGACCTGGTGGTGATTGCGGACGGCGCAGCCTCGGGCTTGCGCGCCCAGGTCGGCGATGCGCGCATCGACCGGGCATACCCGTGGGGCGCGTTGTGGTGCCTGTTGCCGGAAGGCGACTGGCCATGGCGACGCGAATTGCGCCAGCGTTATCGGCAGGCGCGGCAGATGGCGGGGATGTTGCCGGTCGGCACCACGCCCGACGACCCGCTGCGCAAGCTGAGTTTCTTCTGGAGCCTGCCGGTGGCGGCATTCGACGACTGGCGCATGGCCGGCCGCGACGCCTGGCTGCGGCAGCTGCATGGGTTGTGGCCGAAAGCGCGGGAACGCTTGGGCGATGATTTCGACGCCGCTTGCCTGGCGCGCGCCGCCTATCGCGATGCCATCCCGCGGCGCTGGTGGCGCGGCCGCGCGGTGCTGCTGGGCGATGCCGCGCACGCGATGAGCCCGCAGCTCGGGCAGGGCGTGAACATGGCGCTGGTGGATGCGCTGGCGCTGTCGGCACGCTTGCAAGATGCGCCGGTCTCGGGCCGGGCACTGCACGCCTACGAACACGAGCGTCGCGCGCACCTGGCCGCCTACCATCGCTACAGCCGCTGGCTGACCCCGCTGTTCCAGTCGGGGCAAGACGGTCTCGCGCGGCTGCGCGACCTGGCCTTGCTGCGCGCGGGGCGCATGCCGCTCGCGCGCGGCCACATGCTGCGCGTGCTGTCCGGTACCCAGCATGGCTGGTGGCGGCGCTATCGTCTGGAAGACGGCTTCATCGATGCCTTGGACGCGGCCCTGCGCGCGAACCGCGCGGAATGA
- a CDS encoding SDR family oxidoreductase produces MATVLVTGGSGFIGSHAILQALGAGHDVRTTLRNLQREGGLRALLRANGADDTRLRCFAADLTEDSGWAEAAAGCDYVLHIASPFPAGIPKHEDELIVPARDGALRALRAARDAGATRVVLTSSFAAIGYGHPERRAAFDETTWTNLDGPIAAYTKSKTLAERAAWEFIAREGGGLELSVVNPVGVFGPVLGPDYATSIQLVQRLMDGALPGCPKLRFGVVDVRDVVDLHLRAMTDPAANGERFLAVAGDFMRVREMALALKARLGDAARKVPTRELPSWLVRLVALADPTVRQIVPDLDKDKNASAGKARRVLGWSPRSNEDALVATAESLLRLDLLKR; encoded by the coding sequence ATGGCGACCGTCCTCGTCACCGGCGGTTCCGGCTTCATCGGCAGCCACGCGATCCTGCAGGCACTGGGCGCCGGGCACGATGTCCGCACCACGCTCCGCAACCTGCAGCGCGAAGGCGGACTGCGCGCGTTGCTGCGCGCCAACGGGGCCGACGACACGCGCCTGCGTTGCTTCGCCGCCGACCTCACCGAAGACAGTGGCTGGGCCGAAGCCGCGGCCGGCTGCGATTACGTGCTGCACATCGCCTCGCCGTTCCCCGCCGGCATCCCGAAGCACGAGGACGAACTGATCGTCCCGGCGCGCGACGGCGCCTTGCGTGCATTGCGCGCGGCACGCGATGCCGGGGCGACGCGCGTGGTGCTGACCTCGTCGTTCGCCGCCATCGGCTACGGCCATCCCGAACGGCGGGCGGCGTTCGACGAAACCACGTGGACCAACCTCGACGGCCCGATCGCGGCCTACACAAAGTCGAAGACGCTGGCCGAACGCGCGGCCTGGGAGTTCATCGCCCGCGAAGGCGGCGGCCTTGAACTGTCGGTGGTGAATCCGGTCGGCGTGTTCGGCCCGGTGCTCGGGCCCGATTACGCGACCTCGATCCAGCTGGTGCAGCGGCTGATGGACGGCGCCCTGCCCGGCTGCCCGAAACTGCGCTTCGGCGTGGTCGACGTGCGCGACGTGGTCGACCTGCACCTGCGCGCGATGACCGATCCGGCGGCGAACGGCGAACGCTTCCTCGCCGTGGCCGGCGATTTCATGCGCGTACGGGAGATGGCGCTGGCGCTGAAGGCGCGCCTGGGCGACGCCGCGCGCAAGGTACCGACGCGCGAATTGCCGAGCTGGCTGGTCAGGCTGGTGGCGCTGGCCGATCCCACCGTGCGCCAGATCGTGCCCGACCTCGACAAGGACAAGAACGCCAGCGCCGGCAAGGCGCGGCGGGTGCTCGGCTGGTCGCCGCGCAGCAACGAGGACGCGCTGGTCGCCACCGCCGAAAGCCTGCTGCGGCTGGACCTGCTGAAACGCTAG
- a CDS encoding hypoxanthine-guanine phosphoribosyltransferase, whose translation MSAPKLADALANSHVVHDRATLEAAIERIAGEIRGQYADGEVPLFLTVMNGGLPFAAQLAFALGERGLDLQFDYLHATRYRGQTSGSGLAWLHRPATPMRGRKVLLADDILDEGHTLLAVKHWCEDQGAAEVRIAVLAEKVHDRCVDGICADHVGVQVPDAYVFGYGMDFHEQGRNLPAIYALGE comes from the coding sequence ATGAGCGCACCCAAGCTTGCCGATGCACTGGCCAATTCGCATGTCGTGCACGACCGGGCGACGCTGGAAGCGGCGATCGAACGCATCGCCGGCGAAATCCGCGGCCAATACGCCGACGGCGAGGTGCCGCTGTTCCTGACCGTGATGAATGGCGGCCTGCCGTTCGCCGCGCAACTCGCGTTCGCGCTGGGCGAGCGCGGGCTGGACCTGCAGTTCGATTACCTGCACGCCACCCGCTATCGCGGCCAGACCAGCGGTTCCGGCCTGGCCTGGCTGCACCGCCCGGCCACGCCGATGCGCGGGCGCAAGGTGCTGCTGGCCGACGACATCCTCGACGAAGGCCATACCCTGCTGGCGGTGAAGCACTGGTGCGAAGACCAGGGCGCGGCCGAGGTGCGCATCGCGGTGCTGGCGGAGAAGGTCCACGACCGCTGCGTGGACGGCATCTGCGCCGATCACGTCGGCGTGCAGGTGCCGGATGCCTATGTGTTCGGTTACGGCATGGACTTCCACGAGCAGGGCCGCAACCTGCCGGCGATCTACGCGCTGGGGGAATGA
- a CDS encoding response regulator → MNPVPGTLPNLLLVEDDPVSAAFLRDAAAALPARAEIAGSIAEALACATARAHDLYLIDANLPDGRGETLLQELRGRGLATPALAHTAAHEQNMRERLLAAGFIEVLCKPLAVAELHDALRRQLAPPATCGKQPNWDDRAALTALGGQQAHVDALRDLFVKELPGQRQRIEAAAAAGDDAAVRAELHRLAASCGFVGAARLASAVRELQAAPLDARALRQFGFATEDLL, encoded by the coding sequence ATGAATCCAGTCCCGGGCACCCTGCCGAACTTGCTGCTGGTCGAAGACGACCCGGTCAGCGCGGCCTTCCTGCGCGACGCGGCCGCCGCCCTGCCGGCCCGGGCCGAGATTGCCGGCAGCATCGCCGAGGCCCTGGCCTGCGCCACGGCGCGCGCCCACGACCTGTACCTGATCGATGCCAACCTGCCCGACGGGCGCGGCGAAACCCTGCTGCAGGAGCTGCGCGGGCGCGGGCTGGCCACCCCCGCGCTGGCGCATACCGCCGCGCACGAGCAGAACATGCGCGAACGCCTGCTCGCCGCGGGCTTCATCGAGGTGCTGTGCAAGCCGCTGGCGGTGGCGGAACTGCACGATGCGCTGCGCCGCCAGCTTGCGCCGCCGGCGACCTGCGGCAAGCAGCCGAATTGGGACGACCGCGCGGCGCTGACCGCGCTCGGCGGCCAGCAGGCGCATGTCGATGCGCTGCGCGACCTGTTCGTGAAGGAATTGCCCGGCCAGCGCCAGCGCATCGAAGCGGCGGCGGCGGCCGGCGACGACGCCGCGGTCCGCGCCGAGTTGCACCGGCTGGCGGCCAGTTGCGGTTTCGTCGGCGCGGCCAGACTGGCGAGCGCAGTGCGCGAGCTGCAGGCGGCGCCACTGGATGCGCGGGCCCTGCGGCAGTTCGGGTTCGCGACCGAGGACTTGTTGTAA
- a CDS encoding CYTH domain-containing protein: MGIEIERKFLPVDDSWRTAVHKTVPMAQGYLNDLAMVESGAMQTSVRVRIEGEAAFLNIKSREAGPSRQEFDYEIPVADARALLALCVGGKIDKRRHYVEHAGHLWEVDEFLGDNAGLVVAEIELGSVDEAYARPAWLGAEATHAQRYYNLALASRPYSQWEQAERLALDLKESPVGHKP; encoded by the coding sequence ATGGGCATCGAGATCGAGCGCAAGTTCCTGCCGGTCGACGACAGCTGGCGTACTGCCGTGCACAAGACCGTGCCGATGGCGCAGGGCTACCTCAACGACCTCGCAATGGTCGAGTCCGGCGCGATGCAGACCTCGGTGCGCGTGCGCATCGAAGGCGAGGCCGCCTTCCTCAACATCAAGTCGCGCGAGGCCGGCCCGAGCCGGCAGGAATTCGATTACGAAATCCCGGTGGCCGACGCGCGCGCGCTGCTGGCGCTGTGCGTGGGCGGCAAGATCGACAAGCGGCGGCATTACGTCGAGCACGCAGGCCACCTGTGGGAGGTCGACGAATTCCTCGGCGACAACGCGGGACTGGTGGTTGCCGAGATCGAGCTGGGCAGCGTCGACGAGGCTTACGCCAGGCCTGCCTGGCTGGGCGCGGAGGCGACCCATGCGCAGCGCTACTACAATCTGGCATTGGCTTCGCGCCCGTATTCGCAATGGGAACAGGCCGAGCGCCTTGCCCTCGACCTCAAGGAATCGCCCGTGGGACACAAACCGTAA
- the nagZ gene encoding beta-N-acetylhexosaminidase — MLVIGIAGHELTAQERDWLQHEGCAGVILFTRNFASRAQVGELTRSIREAAPRPQLVCVDQEGGRVQRFREGYSKLPALEGFDALHRRDPAAALALAKEHAWLMASEVRATGVDLSFAPVIDLGRGNRAIGNRAFSPDPQVVAAFTRAYVEGMHSAGMAATIKHFPGHGSVLEDTHYAAAVDPRSLEELRGTDLVPFVAGIDAGAEAVMMAHVTYPQVAPEPAGYSPTWIKDILRKQMGFAGAVVSDDIGMAAASSAGGIKGRVHAHLDAGCDAVLVCHPSLVEESLAAMEGRELDATRLAALAGRDGGSWAALLADGRYSAAQAAIEQVPVFASDAGATSGANDEANAT; from the coding sequence ATGCTCGTCATCGGTATCGCCGGACACGAACTCACCGCGCAGGAACGCGACTGGCTGCAGCACGAAGGCTGCGCCGGCGTGATCCTGTTCACCCGCAATTTCGCCTCCCGGGCGCAGGTCGGCGAACTCACCCGGTCGATCCGCGAGGCCGCGCCGCGCCCGCAGCTGGTCTGCGTCGACCAGGAAGGCGGCCGCGTGCAGCGGTTCCGCGAGGGCTACAGCAAGTTGCCGGCGCTGGAAGGCTTCGACGCACTGCACCGGCGCGACCCCGCCGCCGCGCTGGCGCTGGCGAAGGAACATGCATGGCTGATGGCCAGCGAAGTGCGCGCCACCGGCGTCGACCTCAGCTTCGCGCCGGTGATCGACCTGGGCCGCGGCAACCGCGCGATCGGCAACCGCGCGTTCTCGCCCGATCCGCAGGTGGTCGCGGCGTTCACCCGCGCCTACGTCGAGGGCATGCACAGTGCCGGCATGGCGGCGACCATCAAGCATTTCCCCGGCCACGGCTCGGTGCTGGAAGACACCCACTACGCGGCCGCCGTCGATCCGCGTTCGCTGGAGGAACTGCGCGGCACCGACCTGGTCCCGTTCGTGGCGGGCATCGATGCCGGCGCCGAGGCGGTGATGATGGCGCACGTGACCTATCCGCAGGTCGCGCCCGAGCCCGCCGGGTATTCGCCGACATGGATCAAGGACATCCTGCGCAAGCAGATGGGTTTCGCGGGCGCCGTGGTCTCCGACGACATCGGCATGGCGGCCGCGTCCAGCGCCGGCGGCATCAAGGGCCGCGTGCATGCGCACCTGGACGCGGGCTGCGATGCGGTGCTGGTCTGCCATCCGTCGCTGGTCGAGGAATCGCTGGCGGCGATGGAAGGCCGCGAGCTCGATGCGACGCGCCTGGCGGCACTGGCGGGGCGCGACGGCGGATCGTGGGCGGCGTTGCTGGCCGACGGCCGTTATTCCGCGGCGCAGGCCGCGATCGAACAGGTGCCGGTGTTCGCCAGCGATGCCGGCGCGACTTCCGGCGCCAACGACGAGGCGAACGCGACATGA
- a CDS encoding YdbL family protein, translating into MKQLFGVPVIGALLLTACVTINVYFPAAEAKAAAREFVEKVIDEADKVQIKDGSGGGMAALRERVDFDPWMLLGIGSAQAQSAPDISIKTPAIQAIQARMESRFNGTLRAGFDSGALGFTSDGLISVRDAGKLELKDRVAMNAAVADDNRDRKAVYREVAVANGHPEWESQIRDVFAKQWVDSARSGWWYQSGGGWKQK; encoded by the coding sequence ATGAAACAGTTGTTCGGAGTGCCGGTGATCGGGGCGTTGCTGCTGACCGCCTGCGTGACCATCAATGTCTATTTCCCCGCCGCCGAAGCCAAGGCCGCCGCCCGCGAGTTCGTCGAGAAGGTGATCGACGAAGCCGACAAGGTGCAGATCAAGGACGGCAGCGGCGGCGGCATGGCCGCGCTGCGCGAGCGCGTCGATTTCGATCCGTGGATGCTGCTCGGCATCGGCAGCGCGCAGGCGCAGTCGGCGCCCGACATCAGCATCAAGACCCCGGCGATCCAGGCGATCCAGGCGCGCATGGAGTCGCGCTTCAACGGCACCCTGCGCGCGGGCTTCGACAGCGGCGCGCTGGGCTTCACCAGCGACGGCCTGATCAGCGTGCGCGATGCCGGCAAGCTGGAGCTGAAGGATCGGGTGGCGATGAACGCCGCGGTGGCCGACGACAACCGCGACCGCAAGGCGGTCTATCGCGAGGTCGCGGTGGCCAATGGCCATCCGGAATGGGAAAGCCAGATCCGCGACGTGTTCGCCAAGCAGTGGGTGGATAGCGCCCGCAGCGGCTGGTGGTACCAGTCCGGTGGCGGCTGGAAGCAGAAGTAA